In the Desulfonatronovibrio hydrogenovorans DSM 9292 genome, one interval contains:
- a CDS encoding CoA activase produces the protein MPRALKPDQGREHTASIDDYRKKPNLNHCPDRLNTPDLLAPGSGKTMNKKTPPNSTFQERLTSKVGQFDLSGKTLLIPDMAPLGSRFLAAGFRAFGVPARVMETYTGLDLGKQFTSGKECFPCQVTLGDILYCLETEKKRLGDEFNPSDYVYFMPEADGPCRFGMYNKLHRLVLDKFPEFQDVAITYLSTADGYQSSAILPPEKSRLFRRLAYVATIIADVMDRAIWRIRPYEQEQGQTDQFFARAVKDMEEAIEESGESRDFKSLYSLLADTVHQGKKIIDPSRPRKPRIGIIGEIYLRTHPPSNQDIIREIEAHGGEVVDASLGEWINFVTYSNLRDTRRKWRQAWKKLDMKGLMASSRKWLDSKIEIKYQLWRQQQAYDQALQHLDIQADHPIRDLEKRLDNDRLFNFDIGTEAAISIGGALEYVHEDFDGVINVFPFTCMPSTICSAILKPLLLEKKVPYLDAPYDGSIQPNRDIAIRTFMYQAAQKRNKPDQPA, from the coding sequence ATGCCCAGGGCATTGAAGCCTGATCAGGGCCGGGAACATACTGCATCAATTGATGATTATCGAAAAAAACCGAATCTCAACCATTGCCCGGACCGGCTGAATACTCCGGACTTATTGGCTCCGGGCAGCGGAAAAACCATGAATAAAAAAACGCCTCCCAATTCAACATTTCAGGAAAGGCTGACCTCCAAGGTCGGTCAGTTTGATCTTTCAGGCAAGACACTGCTCATCCCGGACATGGCCCCTCTGGGCTCCAGGTTTCTGGCTGCCGGATTCAGGGCCTTTGGGGTCCCGGCCAGGGTCATGGAGACCTACACCGGTCTGGACCTGGGCAAACAGTTCACCTCAGGCAAAGAGTGTTTTCCCTGCCAGGTGACCCTGGGAGATATTCTCTATTGCCTTGAGACTGAAAAAAAACGGCTGGGAGATGAATTTAATCCTTCTGATTATGTCTATTTCATGCCCGAGGCTGACGGACCCTGCCGGTTCGGCATGTACAACAAACTGCACCGCCTGGTCCTGGACAAGTTTCCTGAGTTCCAGGACGTGGCCATAACATATCTTTCCACAGCCGACGGATACCAGTCTTCAGCCATTCTCCCCCCTGAAAAATCCCGGCTGTTCCGACGGCTGGCCTACGTGGCCACCATTATCGCTGATGTCATGGACCGGGCCATCTGGAGAATCAGGCCCTATGAGCAGGAGCAGGGTCAGACTGACCAGTTTTTTGCCCGGGCAGTAAAGGATATGGAAGAGGCCATTGAAGAATCCGGAGAAAGCAGGGATTTCAAATCCCTTTATTCCCTGCTGGCAGATACTGTGCATCAGGGTAAAAAGATCATTGACCCGTCCAGGCCCCGCAAGCCCAGAATCGGTATTATCGGTGAAATCTATCTGCGCACCCATCCCCCTTCCAACCAGGACATCATCCGGGAAATCGAAGCCCATGGCGGGGAGGTGGTGGATGCTTCCCTGGGGGAATGGATCAATTTTGTCACCTACAGCAATCTCAGGGACACCCGCAGAAAATGGCGCCAGGCCTGGAAAAAACTGGATATGAAGGGTTTAATGGCGTCTTCACGCAAGTGGCTGGACAGCAAGATCGAGATAAAATATCAGCTCTGGCGGCAGCAGCAGGCCTATGACCAGGCATTGCAGCATCTGGACATCCAGGCAGATCACCCCATCAGGGACCTGGAAAAGCGTCTGGACAATGACCGGCTGTTTAATTTTGACATCGGCACTGAAGCTGCCATCAGTATCGGGGGAGCCCTGGAATATGTGCATGAGGATTTTGACGGAGTGATCAATGTCTTTCCCTTTACCTGCATGCCCAGCACCATCTGCTCGGCCATCTTGAAGCCCCTGCTTCTGGAGAAAAAGGTGCCTTACCTGGATGCCCCGTATGACGGGTCTATTCAGCCCAACCGGGATATTGCCATCCGGACCTTCATGTATCAGGCTGCCCAGAAAAGGAATAAACCGGACCAGCCCGCCTGA
- a CDS encoding glutamine synthetase family protein has translation MADFPVFNCKNTDDVIKAVKEYNVSFIQFWFVDVLGTLKSFQITPSELEGAFEEGMGFDGSSIQGFSRIHESDMVAFPDPSTFQMLSFRPSDKPVARMFCDIKNPDGTPYEGDSRYVLKRALAKAAEKGYTFYVGPELEFFLFEDSSAPKILDVGGYFDAPPLDLANDIRRDIIFALEKMGIDVEYSHHEVAPSQHEIDLRYQEALKMADNAITYRAVVKEIARKHGCYATFMPKPLFGENGSGMHVHQSLFKNGKNAFFDSKGDFSLSLEGKQYIAGLLTHAKELTAVCNQWINSYKRLVPGYEAPVYVAWARRNRSSLVRVPMYKPGKEAATRVELRSPDPACNLYLAFASMLAAGLKGIEAGYELPAPVEEDIFEMNVQERENHGIESLPGSLFEAVSELSKSTIIKEALGDHIFNKFIDNKKIEWDNYRIQITEYEIKKYLPFL, from the coding sequence ATGGCAGACTTTCCGGTATTCAACTGCAAGAACACAGATGACGTGATCAAGGCGGTCAAAGAGTACAACGTCAGTTTTATCCAGTTCTGGTTTGTAGATGTCCTGGGTACTTTGAAGAGTTTTCAGATTACTCCCAGCGAGCTTGAGGGCGCCTTTGAAGAGGGTATGGGCTTTGACGGATCATCCATCCAGGGCTTTTCCAGGATTCATGAAAGTGACATGGTGGCCTTTCCTGATCCAAGCACCTTTCAGATGCTTTCTTTCAGGCCTTCGGACAAGCCCGTGGCCAGGATGTTCTGCGACATCAAAAACCCGGACGGAACACCTTATGAAGGCGACAGCCGCTATGTCTTGAAAAGGGCTTTGGCCAAGGCAGCGGAAAAGGGCTACACATTTTATGTCGGTCCGGAGCTGGAGTTCTTCCTGTTCGAGGATTCCAGTGCCCCCAAGATCCTGGACGTGGGCGGATATTTTGATGCCCCTCCCCTGGACCTGGCCAATGATATCCGCAGGGACATCATCTTTGCCCTGGAAAAGATGGGTATTGATGTTGAATACAGCCATCATGAAGTGGCCCCCAGTCAGCACGAAATAGACCTCAGGTACCAGGAAGCCCTGAAAATGGCTGACAACGCCATTACCTACCGGGCCGTGGTCAAGGAAATCGCCCGCAAGCACGGCTGCTACGCCACCTTTATGCCCAAGCCTCTGTTTGGTGAAAACGGCAGCGGCATGCACGTCCACCAGTCCCTGTTCAAAAACGGCAAGAATGCATTCTTTGATTCCAAAGGCGACTTCAGCTTGAGCCTTGAAGGCAAGCAGTATATTGCCGGACTCTTGACCCATGCCAAGGAGCTGACTGCAGTATGCAACCAGTGGATCAACTCCTACAAGCGGCTGGTCCCTGGATATGAAGCTCCGGTTTATGTGGCCTGGGCCAGGCGAAACAGGTCCTCCCTGGTTCGAGTGCCCATGTACAAGCCGGGCAAGGAAGCAGCCACCAGAGTGGAGCTGCGTTCTCCGGATCCGGCCTGCAACCTGTATCTGGCCTTTGCTTCAATGCTGGCCGCAGGTCTGAAGGGTATTGAAGCCGGTTATGAGCTTCCTGCTCCAGTGGAAGAGGACATCTTTGAAATGAATGTCCAGGAACGGGAAAATCATGGCATTGAAAGTCTGCCTGGAAGCCTGTTTGAAGCAGTGAGCGAACTTTCCAAGAGCACCATAATCAAGGAGGCTCTGGGCGACCATATCTTCAACAAATTCATCGATAACAAGAAAATCGAATGGGACAACTACCGCATTCAGATCACTGAATACGAAATCAAGAAGTACCTTCCTTTTCTTTAA
- a CDS encoding HD domain-containing protein codes for MTPSALQTFLARRSDPRLYLPGQGRSAAQKISRITDQYFCSRLDELKLASVQGLTLAAVGGYGRQEQFLKSDIDLLILIDSSHEQQAEQTVARLLHPLWDSGLDLGHGVRSISQCLELACQDHHVLTSLVDVRYICGDRNLYAALSRALKPLFRDEGTRLLHSLARSKDSRWHLLGSDYFMEPDLKDDPGGLRDYNLVVWTEKIFQYIQPEPDLPFWGKDSRSFYQAVDFLFDLRSGLHSMNRTKNDRLYLDLQPEAARIMGFHELGGKSGVEVFLEELFTRQSRIMEQAQVAVDLILARQDRHSSSRNRKKLFPVQDQQLIQQQNSKLWLSSRADLEKNPELIPEIFRSGVQTGLDISGPSLVGIRRFLETAGLSPVIKRAVQDVFLEIVMQDTPGRWLRLMFRSGLLGFVLPELEKKWFFVQFDGVHIYPLGEHTLHVLDNIAGLDGKKGFLKEELHSYAFFPALRLAALVHDLGKGEGDHCQTGARLAEQVLKAWGIAEEVLEDTVFLVRNHLLMVGTALKRDLDEEGVVADFVQEVGSLDRLGQLTLLCYADARATGPGVWNNWQENLVRSLYFRAARLMKHTILGGHHAGHRMAVVRDKVRSDRDYNQFWEEMLQAMPYRYLLRVPIPEIIRHIRVVEKFTAINANPDQAGNDPGFILLTDKPGPGSYGYWSLTLVTRDRPGLLTRIAAALAMNQVKIYSAGLFTWDNGLVVDMLKVSPPADPLYPVQAWQEVRQDLKGLISGQDDVRQFCDRIRKTAVAGSRYRVKVDNDSSDFYTLIEVDAPDHPCLTWLLSACLADQGVDISFALIAASMDQSSHVFYVRDQSGMKLDKDRKTLGAVLYSSIKSLFL; via the coding sequence ATGACCCCCTCAGCGCTGCAGACCTTCCTTGCCCGCCGAAGCGATCCAAGGCTTTACCTCCCTGGGCAGGGCAGGTCTGCAGCGCAAAAAATATCCCGCATAACAGATCAGTATTTCTGTTCCAGGCTTGATGAGCTCAAACTGGCTTCGGTCCAGGGCCTGACCCTGGCTGCAGTTGGTGGATACGGCCGGCAGGAACAGTTTTTAAAATCAGACATTGACCTGCTCATCCTTATTGATTCCAGCCATGAGCAGCAGGCTGAACAGACAGTAGCCCGGCTTCTCCACCCCTTGTGGGATTCAGGGCTGGACCTGGGACACGGCGTACGGAGCATAAGTCAGTGCCTGGAACTGGCCTGTCAGGATCATCATGTGCTGACCTCTCTGGTGGATGTCCGGTATATCTGCGGAGATCGCAACCTTTATGCTGCCCTGTCCAGGGCCTTGAAGCCCTTGTTCAGGGATGAAGGGACCAGACTGCTGCACAGCCTGGCCAGGTCAAAGGATTCCAGATGGCATCTTCTTGGATCGGACTACTTTATGGAGCCGGACCTCAAGGATGATCCCGGGGGATTAAGGGATTACAATCTGGTGGTCTGGACTGAAAAGATCTTTCAATACATCCAGCCGGAACCAGACCTGCCCTTTTGGGGCAAAGACAGCCGCAGTTTTTACCAGGCAGTGGATTTTTTGTTTGACCTGCGCAGTGGGCTCCACTCAATGAACAGGACCAAGAATGACCGGCTTTACCTGGATCTGCAGCCTGAAGCAGCCCGGATAATGGGTTTTCACGAGCTGGGGGGCAAATCCGGGGTGGAGGTGTTTCTGGAAGAGTTATTCACCAGGCAGAGCCGGATCATGGAGCAGGCCCAGGTGGCTGTGGATCTTATTCTGGCCCGGCAAGACCGGCACTCTTCCAGCCGAAACAGGAAAAAGCTGTTTCCGGTCCAGGATCAACAATTGATTCAGCAACAGAACAGCAAGCTGTGGCTTTCCAGCAGGGCGGATCTGGAGAAGAATCCAGAGCTGATTCCGGAGATATTCCGGTCCGGTGTCCAGACCGGGCTGGATATATCCGGACCTTCCCTGGTTGGGATCAGAAGATTTCTGGAAACAGCCGGACTCAGTCCGGTCATTAAAAGGGCTGTTCAGGATGTTTTTCTGGAAATAGTCATGCAGGACACTCCAGGCCGGTGGCTGCGCCTGATGTTTAGGAGCGGACTTTTGGGTTTTGTGCTGCCGGAACTGGAGAAAAAATGGTTTTTTGTCCAGTTCGACGGGGTCCATATCTATCCTCTGGGTGAACACACCCTGCATGTCCTGGACAATATTGCCGGTCTGGACGGGAAAAAAGGCTTTTTAAAGGAAGAACTCCATAGTTATGCCTTTTTCCCTGCCCTGCGACTGGCAGCTCTTGTCCATGATCTGGGCAAGGGAGAGGGGGATCACTGTCAGACCGGGGCCAGACTGGCTGAACAGGTCCTCAAGGCCTGGGGCATAGCCGAGGAAGTTCTGGAGGATACGGTTTTCCTGGTCCGCAACCATCTGCTCATGGTGGGGACAGCCTTGAAGCGGGATCTGGATGAAGAGGGAGTGGTGGCTGATTTTGTCCAGGAGGTGGGCTCCCTGGACCGCCTGGGCCAGCTGACTCTGCTTTGTTATGCTGATGCCAGGGCCACAGGTCCGGGAGTATGGAATAACTGGCAGGAAAATCTGGTTCGATCACTTTATTTCAGGGCAGCCAGACTCATGAAACATACCATCCTGGGCGGACACCATGCCGGGCACAGAATGGCCGTGGTCAGGGACAAGGTCAGATCAGACCGGGATTACAATCAGTTCTGGGAGGAAATGCTCCAGGCCATGCCCTACAGATATCTGCTCAGGGTCCCCATCCCGGAGATCATAAGGCATATCCGGGTGGTGGAAAAGTTTACAGCCATTAACGCCAATCCGGACCAAGCCGGAAATGACCCCGGGTTTATTCTGCTTACGGACAAACCTGGCCCGGGCAGTTACGGTTACTGGAGTCTGACCCTGGTCACCAGGGACAGACCCGGTCTATTGACCAGGATCGCTGCGGCCCTGGCCATGAATCAGGTAAAGATCTACTCGGCCGGACTCTTCACCTGGGACAACGGCCTGGTTGTGGACATGCTCAAGGTCAGTCCTCCAGCTGATCCTCTCTACCCTGTCCAGGCCTGGCAGGAGGTCCGGCAGGATCTGAAAGGCCTGATTTCCGGGCAGGATGATGTTAGACAATTTTGTGATCGGATCAGGAAGACAGCTGTTGCCGGTTCCAGGTACCGGGTCAAGGTTGATAATGACTCGTCTGACTTTTACACCCTGATTGAAGTTGACGCACCTGATCACCCCTGCCTGACCTGGCTTTTGAGCGCCTGCCTGGCTGATCAGGGGGTGGATATCTCCTTTGCCCTGATAGCGGCAAGCATGGATCAGAGCTCCCATGTCTTTTATGTCAGGGACCAGAGCGGGATGAAGCTGGACAAAGACCGGAAAACCCTGGGAGCTGTCCTTTATTCCTCCATTAAATCCCTTTTTCTCTGA
- a CDS encoding P-II family nitrogen regulator, with the protein MKKLEIITRPFKVDEVKNALTKLNIKGMTLTEVKGFGRQHGHKEVYRGAEYQVDFLSKVKMEIVIDDDLVERAVEAVVQAARTGKVGDGKIFVYPVENAVRIRTGETGDKAI; encoded by the coding sequence ATGAAAAAGCTGGAGATCATCACCAGACCGTTCAAAGTCGATGAAGTAAAGAATGCACTGACCAAGCTGAACATCAAGGGCATGACCCTGACCGAGGTCAAGGGTTTTGGCCGGCAGCACGGACACAAGGAAGTCTACAGGGGTGCGGAATACCAGGTGGATTTTCTGTCCAAGGTCAAGATGGAGATTGTGATTGATGACGACCTGGTGGAACGGGCTGTGGAAGCAGTGGTCCAGGCTGCCAGGACCGGAAAGGTCGGCGACGGCAAGATCTTTGTCTACCCGGTGGAAAATGCCGTGCGCATCAGAACGGGTGAAACCGGAGACAAGGCCATATAG
- a CDS encoding ammonium transporter has protein sequence MEHLLELSYALDTFYFLISGLLVMWMAAGFTMLESGLVRSKNTVEILTKNISLYSIACIMYMIVGYNIMYGEGGSIIPGISFFVGGDNTVADVVAGGADAPYYSNISDFFFQVVFVATAMSVVSGAVAERMKLWAFLLFAVVMTGVLYPVHGYWTWGGGFLDELGFADYAGSGIVHMAGASAALAGVLLLGARKGKYGPDGKINAIPGANMPLATLGTFILWMGWFGFNGGSELKVSDVESANAVAMVFANTNLAAASGMVFALITSQIKFGKADLTMGLNGALAGLVAITAEPSFPSMPLACVIGALGGIIVVFSIVALDKLKIDDPVGAISVHGVVGVWGLLAVLFSHPEATLFGQLAGIAVIFGWMFGTSLVVWALIKVVMGIRVDEEMEYQGMDMAECGMEAYPEFVRSKGSK, from the coding sequence ATGGAACACTTGCTTGAGCTCAGCTATGCATTGGACACATTTTACTTCCTGATTTCAGGACTGCTGGTCATGTGGATGGCGGCCGGGTTTACCATGCTGGAATCAGGCCTGGTCAGATCCAAGAACACGGTGGAAATCCTGACCAAGAACATAAGTCTTTATTCCATTGCCTGCATCATGTATATGATTGTAGGGTACAATATCATGTACGGGGAAGGCGGTTCAATCATCCCGGGCATCAGCTTTTTTGTGGGCGGGGACAATACCGTGGCTGATGTGGTGGCTGGAGGAGCTGATGCTCCGTATTACTCAAATATTTCGGATTTCTTTTTCCAGGTGGTGTTTGTAGCCACGGCCATGTCCGTAGTTTCCGGGGCTGTGGCTGAACGGATGAAGCTCTGGGCATTTCTTTTGTTTGCAGTGGTCATGACTGGTGTGCTTTATCCGGTGCATGGTTACTGGACCTGGGGCGGGGGTTTCCTGGATGAGCTGGGTTTTGCTGATTATGCCGGTTCAGGTATCGTGCATATGGCTGGTGCTTCAGCTGCCCTGGCCGGGGTGCTCCTGCTGGGGGCCAGAAAAGGCAAGTATGGTCCGGACGGGAAGATAAACGCCATTCCTGGAGCCAATATGCCCCTGGCCACCCTGGGGACTTTCATCCTGTGGATGGGCTGGTTCGGTTTCAATGGAGGATCAGAGCTCAAGGTGTCTGACGTAGAATCAGCCAATGCCGTGGCCATGGTCTTTGCCAATACCAACCTGGCAGCAGCTTCGGGCATGGTCTTTGCCCTGATTACCTCCCAGATCAAGTTCGGCAAGGCTGATCTGACCATGGGTTTAAATGGTGCTCTGGCCGGGCTGGTGGCCATTACTGCTGAACCCAGTTTCCCGTCCATGCCTCTGGCCTGCGTTATCGGCGCTTTGGGCGGAATAATTGTTGTCTTCTCCATCGTGGCCCTGGACAAGCTGAAGATCGATGATCCAGTGGGTGCGATTTCAGTCCACGGTGTGGTTGGTGTGTGGGGACTTCTGGCGGTTCTCTTTTCTCATCCTGAGGCCACCCTGTTCGGTCAGCTGGCCGGCATAGCAGTCATCTTCGGCTGGATGTTCGGAACAAGTCTGGTTGTCTGGGCTTTGATCAAAGTGGTCATGGGAATCAGGGTTGACGAGGAAATGGAATACCAGGGCATGGATATGGCTGAATGCGGAATGGAAGCATATCCGGAATTCGTCCGCTCCAAAGGCTCCAAATAG
- a CDS encoding EAL domain-containing protein: MPTTPDLNLDLIIRKQSLMTHFQPVVSIKKKKIIGLEALSRGLDPISGNLVQPCLLFAAAEHFDKTVETDRACRKAALTAFRPVHQQHPDLLLFINFDTSMVDKGIVGSGNFLRMVRDHGIDPRNIVIELVESRVRDFSELCRFISMYREHGFLIALDDFGAGHSNLERVSIIKPDIIKIDRSLIKDIHSQFYKQEIIKAVVKLADQLGVMVLAEGTENPREVLKSLELGTDLFQGYFFARPQNILDVDFDKIEDKIRETGDGFFKCVIKRIKARKQKFSNYQALSFSILSGLSSGQDMDLESQLKKMIKSSKVIECAYVLDESGRQVSPTVVNRGFVRERKSRFLFRPAEKGDDHCLKDYYVYIQAGLDRFITDPYISLATGTLCRTISMTFSTRNGQKHILCLDMREKD; the protein is encoded by the coding sequence ATGCCCACCACCCCAGACTTGAACCTTGATCTTATAATCCGGAAACAGAGCCTGATGACCCATTTCCAGCCTGTGGTATCCATAAAAAAGAAAAAAATAATCGGCCTGGAAGCCTTGAGCAGGGGCCTGGATCCCATATCCGGAAACCTCGTCCAGCCCTGTCTTCTTTTTGCTGCTGCAGAGCATTTTGACAAAACAGTAGAAACAGACAGGGCCTGCCGAAAGGCCGCATTGACTGCATTCAGGCCGGTTCACCAGCAGCATCCGGACCTGCTGCTGTTCATCAACTTTGACACCTCAATGGTTGACAAGGGAATAGTGGGGTCAGGGAATTTCTTAAGGATGGTCAGGGATCATGGAATCGATCCCAGGAACATCGTCATTGAGCTGGTGGAATCAAGGGTCAGGGATTTTTCCGAGCTGTGCAGGTTCATTTCCATGTACCGGGAGCACGGCTTTCTCATAGCCCTTGACGATTTCGGGGCCGGCCATTCCAATCTGGAAAGGGTCTCAATCATTAAACCGGATATCATCAAGATTGACCGCTCCCTGATCAAGGACATTCACTCCCAGTTCTACAAACAGGAAATCATCAAGGCCGTGGTCAAGCTGGCTGATCAGCTTGGAGTCATGGTCCTGGCCGAAGGAACTGAAAACCCCCGGGAGGTCCTGAAATCTCTGGAATTGGGGACCGACCTTTTTCAAGGCTATTTTTTCGCCAGACCCCAGAATATTCTCGATGTAGATTTTGACAAAATTGAAGATAAAATCAGAGAGACTGGAGATGGTTTTTTCAAATGCGTCATTAAGAGGATCAAGGCCAGGAAACAAAAATTCAGCAACTACCAGGCCTTAAGTTTTTCTATCCTTTCCGGGCTCAGCAGTGGCCAGGATATGGACTTGGAAAGCCAGCTCAAAAAAATGATCAAGTCCAGTAAAGTGATTGAATGTGCCTATGTGCTGGATGAGTCAGGCAGGCAGGTTTCACCCACTGTAGTCAACAGGGGCTTTGTCCGGGAGCGAAAAAGCAGGTTTCTTTTCCGGCCGGCGGAAAAAGGGGACGATCACTGTCTGAAAGATTATTACGTCTACATCCAGGCCGGGCTGGACAGGTTCATAACTGATCCCTATATATCCCTGGCCACCGGAACCCTGTGCCGGACCATATCCATGACCTTCAGCACCCGGAACGGACAGAAGCATATCCTGTGCCTGGACATGCGGGAAAAAGATTAG
- a CDS encoding gamma-glutamylcyclotransferase family protein produces the protein MNHLVFVYGTLRQGCSNHGLLKDEKYLGTARTKDRYALYVDDYPYLVKDQPRSRVKGEVYQVSTQGLARLDILENHPAWYKREKIRVCLDMGEVILAWIYFFPTARGRLVSGGDYLQSSLGCSRTGHQALKEEE, from the coding sequence ATGAACCACCTGGTCTTTGTCTATGGGACCTTGAGACAGGGCTGTTCCAATCATGGCCTGCTTAAGGATGAGAAATATCTGGGAACCGCCAGGACAAAGGACAGGTACGCCCTATATGTTGACGACTATCCCTACCTGGTCAAGGATCAGCCCCGGTCCAGGGTCAAGGGCGAGGTCTATCAGGTCAGTACCCAGGGACTGGCCCGGCTGGACATCCTGGAAAACCATCCCGCCTGGTACAAGCGGGAAAAAATCCGGGTGTGCCTGGACATGGGAGAGGTAATTCTGGCCTGGATCTATTTTTTCCCGACAGCCAGGGGGAGGCTGGTCAGCGGGGGGGACTATCTTCAGAGCAGCCTTGGCTGCAGCCGAACCGGACATCAGGCCCTTAAAGAGGAAGAATAG
- a CDS encoding radical SAM protein codes for MSNPDNSSHPCFNEKVKGGCGRVHLPVAPKCNVLCNFCNRKFDCVNESRPGVASAVLSPVQAVTYLEKVMERMGNITVAGIAGPGDPMANAPKTLETMARVRKAFPDLLLCLSSNGLHLPEHVRELKRLGLTHVTITVSAVDPEVGKKIYAWVRDRKVVYRGLEGAGLIWSRQQEAISRLKENGMQVKVNSILVPGINDRHMPEIARTVAALGADLFNLIPVFPNPGTKFENITEPGRHEVDSLRETAGRYLPQMTHCQRCRADAVGLLDRDRSLEMAPLVRKIASQAACPDQSRPYVAAASREGMLVNQHLGEARSFDIWGQKEGSYELLEKRQASPPGGGPGRWRDLARILGDCRAVLVNAVGESPRQVLSSQGVQVVETDGLVEEVLEWIYQGKDVSRLKPAGAKGCCTGGLFGGCG; via the coding sequence ATGAGCAATCCGGATAATTCCAGCCACCCCTGTTTTAATGAGAAAGTCAAAGGCGGCTGCGGCCGGGTTCATCTGCCTGTGGCCCCCAAATGTAATGTCCTGTGCAATTTCTGCAACCGCAAGTTTGACTGTGTGAACGAGTCAAGGCCCGGGGTGGCCTCGGCCGTACTTTCCCCGGTTCAGGCCGTAACATATCTGGAAAAGGTCATGGAGAGGATGGGGAATATCACTGTGGCCGGCATTGCCGGTCCAGGAGATCCCATGGCCAATGCTCCGAAAACCCTGGAAACCATGGCCAGGGTCAGAAAGGCCTTTCCGGATCTGCTGCTTTGTTTGTCATCCAACGGTCTGCACCTGCCTGAACATGTCCGGGAGTTGAAAAGACTGGGATTGACCCATGTAACTATTACTGTGAGTGCGGTTGATCCGGAAGTTGGGAAAAAAATCTATGCCTGGGTCAGGGACCGCAAGGTAGTCTACCGGGGTCTGGAAGGTGCCGGGCTGATCTGGTCCAGGCAGCAGGAGGCCATTTCCAGGCTCAAGGAAAATGGAATGCAGGTCAAGGTCAACTCCATACTTGTTCCCGGGATCAATGACAGGCATATGCCGGAGATTGCCCGTACTGTTGCCGCACTGGGAGCTGATCTCTTCAATCTGATTCCGGTTTTTCCCAATCCAGGCACAAAGTTTGAGAACATAACCGAGCCTGGCAGGCATGAGGTTGATTCGCTGAGGGAAACGGCCGGCAGGTATCTGCCCCAGATGACCCATTGCCAGAGATGCAGGGCTGATGCTGTGGGGCTGCTGGACAGGGACAGGTCTTTGGAAATGGCACCTTTGGTCCGTAAGATTGCTTCCCAGGCTGCCTGTCCGGACCAGTCAAGGCCATATGTGGCAGCTGCCTCCAGGGAAGGCATGCTGGTAAACCAGCACCTGGGCGAGGCCAGGAGTTTTGATATCTGGGGTCAGAAGGAAGGTTCCTATGAGCTGCTTGAAAAAAGGCAGGCCTCGCCTCCTGGGGGAGGACCAGGCAGATGGCGTGACCTGGCCCGGATCCTTGGAGACTGCAGGGCAGTGCTTGTAAATGCAGTGGGAGAATCGCCCAGGCAGGTCCTTTCCTCCCAGGGGGTCCAGGTGGTGGAGACAGATGGCCTGGTGGAGGAAGTTTTGGAATGGATTTACCAGGGCAAGGATGTTTCCAGGCTTAAACCTGCCGGGGCCAAGGGATGCTGCACCGGCGGCCTGTTCGGAGGGTGCGGGTAG